Proteins encoded together in one Mugil cephalus isolate CIBA_MC_2020 chromosome 16, CIBA_Mcephalus_1.1, whole genome shotgun sequence window:
- the LOC125022383 gene encoding SUN domain-containing protein 2-like isoform X1: MSDDDVYLQSWGWTHLSSCSSTPWDSEKEHPSSSSSSSSSIQTMSRRSLRLDDGLLDRSLPTTSASFSVGGGSWRTSRSLMSRRSQHHSVSCSESLLQTPRKAAVQSGDDGSVHSDASLISSLLDQSSIQETTLVDTLWGLDQDLDPKESTVIEEQSRTLVGPEIHCNKHSVRPRRVYCKDCELHTDQKEPITSSSSKYASSSTSLSLSKDPETSIYSRDRSRKGRTDVLQRWLDSCARRLRRAAASSASALGHAWQVCQGSKVNVEADGRHGVRSGRCGVMSLKEAPTNGSLSQKTAETFMQLWRRWRHTTSDVHLHRFPLRLLLVLLPLLLLLFSLLWFGPAGLLSVLPGAGVTERRTSVSDVPGLSSVHSQSTKEETKEVQRHEESLHSRSPPETSTGDEVDEVDEVDEVNEVNEVDEVNEDSSERLLRLEQSLRTLWELVEDGGRRAELRHQEVMQLYTGLQQRRLSSGQRGDEDGDGWLNVLLDQQLSQLRGQLDEERRHRDQVRQEDLLQQQSQTSRLDQIELQLQKLSSKTQEMSSGSTSTLPAAVSAGVDRPSHDALLAEVARLEAALEDVREDVRGLSQCRDDCQQLARIQQMVSGEVSSRVREEVRSLVYGNQLAAGGGDGVPVPESVLQWLSERYVSEDGLKVALASLELRILQNISLQLEQRRNQETVGEDVLLPTEDTEDTEDTKHAVTREDVHVMVSNALRLFSEDRTGLADYALESGGGSILSTRCSETYETKAALLSLFGLPLWYFSQSPRVVIQPDVHPGNCWAFRGATGFLVIRLSMRILPSAFTLEHISKALAPSGTLRSAPRDFSVYGLKDENQDKGKLLGTYTYDEDGDALQTYAVTEQNDESFQIIEVQVLSNWGHQEYTCIYRFRVHGTPSPD; encoded by the exons ATGAGTGACGACGACGTGTATCTGCAGAGCTGGGGCTGGACTCACCT ctccagctgctcctcaACTCCCTGGGACTCTGAGAAGGagcatccctcctcctcctcctcctcctcctcctccatccagaCGATGTCCAGACGCAGCCTCCGCCTGGACGATGGCCTCCTGGACCGGAGTCTGCCGACCACCAGCGCCTCCTTCAGCGTAGGAGGAGGCAGCTGGAGGACCAGCAG gtCCCTGATGTCTCGCCGGTCTCAGCATCACTCCGTCTCCTGCTCAGAGTCTCTCCTCCAGACGCCTCGTAAAGCAGCCGTCCAGTCCGGTGACGACGGCAGCGTCCACAGCGACGCCTccctcatctcctccctcctggACCAGTCCTCCATCCAGGAGACAACGCTGGTGGACACCTTGTGGG gtTTGGACCAAGACCTCGACCCCAAAG AAAGCACCGTCATCGAGGAGCAGAGTCGGACTCTGGTCGGTCCAGAAATCCACTGCAACAAACACTCGGTCCGTCCACGCAGAGTTTACTGCAAAGACTGTGAACTGCACACGGACCAGAAGGAgcccatcacctcctcctcctccaaatacgcctcctcctccacctccttgtCTCTGTCCAAGGACCCAGAGACGTCCATTTACTCCAGAGACCGGAGCCGCAAAGGTCGGACAG ATGTTCTGCAGCGGTGGCTGGACTCCTGCGCTCGGAGGCTGAGGAGAGCTGCAGCCTCCTCGGCCTCCGCTCTGGGTCACGCCTGGCAGGTGTgtcaggggtcaaaggtcaacgtGGAGGCCGACGGGCGCCACGGAG TTCGGTCCGGTCGCTGTGGAGTCATGAGTCTGAAGGAGGCGCCGACCAACGGATCCCTGT ctcAGAAAACAGCTGAGACCTTCATGCAGCTCTGGAGACGATGGCGTCACACAACCAGCGACGTCCACCTGCATCG gtttcCTCTCAGACTCCTCCTGgttctcctccctctgctgctcctcctcttca gcCTCCTCTGGTTCGGTCCAGCTGGTTTATTATCCGTCCTTCCAGGTGCCGGCGTCACCGAGCGGAGGACGAGCGTCTCCGACGTCCCGGGTCTGTCCTCCGTCCACAGCCAGTCAACCaaggaggagacaaaggaggTGCAGCGGCACGAGGAGTCGCTCCACAGTCGATCTCCTCCTGAAACCAGCACAGGAGACGAGGTCGACGAGGTTGACGAGGTTGACGAGGTCAACGAGGTTAACGAGGTCGACGAGGTTAACGAG gacagCTCTGAGCGTCTCCTTCGTCTGGAGCAGAGTCTGAGGACGTTGTGGGAGCTCGTTGAGGACGGAGGACGCCGGGCGGAGCTGAGACACCAGGAGGTGATGCAGCTCTACACCGGCCTCCAGCAGCGTCGGTTGTCCTCCGGTCAGAGAGGGGACGAGGACGGGGACGGCTGGCTGAACGTCCTCCTGGACCAGCAGCTGTCCCAGCTTAGAGGACAACTGGACGAGGAGAGACGGCACAGGGACCAA GTCCGACAGGAGGACttgttgcagcagcagagtcaAACGTCTCGTCTGGACCAGAtcgagctgcagctgcagaagctcTCGTCTAAAACTCAG GAGATGAGCTCCGGTTCCACTTCAACACTTCCAGCTGCCGTCAG CGCTGGCGTGGACAGGCCGTCCCATGATGCTTTGCTGGCGGAGGTGGCTCGGTTGGAGGCGGCTCTGGAGGACGTCAGGGAGGACGTCCGGGGTTTGTCTCAGTGTCGGGACGACTGTCAACAACTCGCCAGGATCCAGCAGATG GTTTCAGGAGAAGTTTCCTCTCGGGTCCGGGAGGAGGTTCGGTCTCTGGTCTACGGGAACCAGCTTGCGGCGGGCGGAGGAGACGGCGTCCCCGTCCCGGAGTCTGTCCTTCAGTGGCTGTCCGAGCGCTACGTCAGCGAGGACGGCCTGAAGGTGGCGCTGGCCTCTCTGGAGCTCCGCATCCTGCAGAACATCAGCCTGCAGCTGGAGCAGAGACGCAACCAGGAGACGGTCGGCGAGGACGTCCTGCTCCCCACCGAGGACACGGAGGACACGGAGGACACCAAGCACGCTGTGACCCGGGAG GACGTCCATGTGATGGTGTCCAACGCTCTGCGGCTGTTCTCTGAGGACCGGACCGGCCTGGCCGACTACGCTCTGGAGTCTGGAG GGGGCAGCATCCTGAGCACCCGCTGCTCAGAAACGTACGAGACGAAGGCCGCCTTGCTCAGCCTGTTTGGACTTCCTCTCTGGTATTTCTCTCAGTCGCCCCGAGTGGTCATCCAG cctgacGTCCACCCAGGAAACTGCTGGGCCTTCAGAGGCGCCACAGGTTTCCTGGTGATCCGGCTCTCGATGAGGATCCTGCCCAGCGCCTTCACCCTGGAGCACATCTCCAAAGCCCTGGCACCGAGCGGGACGCTCCGCAGCGCCCCCCGGGACTTCAGCGTCTAC gGTCTGAAGGATGAGAACCAGGATAAAGGGAAACTTCTCGGCACTTACACCTACGATGAGGATGGAGATGCTCTGCAGACGTACGCCGTCACT GAGCAGAACGATGAGTCCTTCCAGATCATTGAGGTCCAGGTTCTGTCTAACTGGGGTCACCAGGAATACACCTGCATCTACCGCTTCAGAGTCCACGGGACGCCGAGTCCTGACTGA
- the LOC125022383 gene encoding SUN domain-containing protein 2-like isoform X5, giving the protein MSDDDVYLQSWGWTHLSSCSSTPWDSEKEHPSSSSSSSSSIQTMSRRSLRLDDGLLDRSLPTTSASFSVGGGSWRTSRSLMSRRSQHHSVSCSESLLQTPRKAAVQSGDDGSVHSDASLISSLLDQSSIQETTLVDTLWGLDQDLDPKESTVIEEQSRTLVGPEIHCNKHSVRPRRVYCKDCELHTDQKEPITSSSSKYASSSTSLSLSKDPETSIYSRDRSRKGRTVRSGRCGVMSLKEAPTNGSLSQKTAETFMQLWRRWRHTTSDVHLHRFPLRLLLVLLPLLLLLFSLLWFGPAGLLSVLPGAGVTERRTSVSDVPGLSSVHSQSTKEETKEVQRHEESLHSRSPPETSTGDEVDEVDEVDEVNEVNEVDEVNEDSSERLLRLEQSLRTLWELVEDGGRRAELRHQEVMQLYTGLQQRRLSSGQRGDEDGDGWLNVLLDQQLSQLRGQLDEERRHRDQVRQEDLLQQQSQTSRLDQIELQLQKLSSKTQEMSSGSTSTLPAAVSAGVDRPSHDALLAEVARLEAALEDVREDVRGLSQCRDDCQQLARIQQMVSGEVSSRVREEVRSLVYGNQLAAGGGDGVPVPESVLQWLSERYVSEDGLKVALASLELRILQNISLQLEQRRNQETVGEDVLLPTEDTEDTEDTKHAVTREDVHVMVSNALRLFSEDRTGLADYALESGGGSILSTRCSETYETKAALLSLFGLPLWYFSQSPRVVIQPDVHPGNCWAFRGATGFLVIRLSMRILPSAFTLEHISKALAPSGTLRSAPRDFSVYGLKDENQDKGKLLGTYTYDEDGDALQTYAVTEQNDESFQIIEVQVLSNWGHQEYTCIYRFRVHGTPSPD; this is encoded by the exons ATGAGTGACGACGACGTGTATCTGCAGAGCTGGGGCTGGACTCACCT ctccagctgctcctcaACTCCCTGGGACTCTGAGAAGGagcatccctcctcctcctcctcctcctcctcctccatccagaCGATGTCCAGACGCAGCCTCCGCCTGGACGATGGCCTCCTGGACCGGAGTCTGCCGACCACCAGCGCCTCCTTCAGCGTAGGAGGAGGCAGCTGGAGGACCAGCAG gtCCCTGATGTCTCGCCGGTCTCAGCATCACTCCGTCTCCTGCTCAGAGTCTCTCCTCCAGACGCCTCGTAAAGCAGCCGTCCAGTCCGGTGACGACGGCAGCGTCCACAGCGACGCCTccctcatctcctccctcctggACCAGTCCTCCATCCAGGAGACAACGCTGGTGGACACCTTGTGGG gtTTGGACCAAGACCTCGACCCCAAAG AAAGCACCGTCATCGAGGAGCAGAGTCGGACTCTGGTCGGTCCAGAAATCCACTGCAACAAACACTCGGTCCGTCCACGCAGAGTTTACTGCAAAGACTGTGAACTGCACACGGACCAGAAGGAgcccatcacctcctcctcctccaaatacgcctcctcctccacctccttgtCTCTGTCCAAGGACCCAGAGACGTCCATTTACTCCAGAGACCGGAGCCGCAAAGGTCGGACAG TTCGGTCCGGTCGCTGTGGAGTCATGAGTCTGAAGGAGGCGCCGACCAACGGATCCCTGT ctcAGAAAACAGCTGAGACCTTCATGCAGCTCTGGAGACGATGGCGTCACACAACCAGCGACGTCCACCTGCATCG gtttcCTCTCAGACTCCTCCTGgttctcctccctctgctgctcctcctcttca gcCTCCTCTGGTTCGGTCCAGCTGGTTTATTATCCGTCCTTCCAGGTGCCGGCGTCACCGAGCGGAGGACGAGCGTCTCCGACGTCCCGGGTCTGTCCTCCGTCCACAGCCAGTCAACCaaggaggagacaaaggaggTGCAGCGGCACGAGGAGTCGCTCCACAGTCGATCTCCTCCTGAAACCAGCACAGGAGACGAGGTCGACGAGGTTGACGAGGTTGACGAGGTCAACGAGGTTAACGAGGTCGACGAGGTTAACGAG gacagCTCTGAGCGTCTCCTTCGTCTGGAGCAGAGTCTGAGGACGTTGTGGGAGCTCGTTGAGGACGGAGGACGCCGGGCGGAGCTGAGACACCAGGAGGTGATGCAGCTCTACACCGGCCTCCAGCAGCGTCGGTTGTCCTCCGGTCAGAGAGGGGACGAGGACGGGGACGGCTGGCTGAACGTCCTCCTGGACCAGCAGCTGTCCCAGCTTAGAGGACAACTGGACGAGGAGAGACGGCACAGGGACCAA GTCCGACAGGAGGACttgttgcagcagcagagtcaAACGTCTCGTCTGGACCAGAtcgagctgcagctgcagaagctcTCGTCTAAAACTCAG GAGATGAGCTCCGGTTCCACTTCAACACTTCCAGCTGCCGTCAG CGCTGGCGTGGACAGGCCGTCCCATGATGCTTTGCTGGCGGAGGTGGCTCGGTTGGAGGCGGCTCTGGAGGACGTCAGGGAGGACGTCCGGGGTTTGTCTCAGTGTCGGGACGACTGTCAACAACTCGCCAGGATCCAGCAGATG GTTTCAGGAGAAGTTTCCTCTCGGGTCCGGGAGGAGGTTCGGTCTCTGGTCTACGGGAACCAGCTTGCGGCGGGCGGAGGAGACGGCGTCCCCGTCCCGGAGTCTGTCCTTCAGTGGCTGTCCGAGCGCTACGTCAGCGAGGACGGCCTGAAGGTGGCGCTGGCCTCTCTGGAGCTCCGCATCCTGCAGAACATCAGCCTGCAGCTGGAGCAGAGACGCAACCAGGAGACGGTCGGCGAGGACGTCCTGCTCCCCACCGAGGACACGGAGGACACGGAGGACACCAAGCACGCTGTGACCCGGGAG GACGTCCATGTGATGGTGTCCAACGCTCTGCGGCTGTTCTCTGAGGACCGGACCGGCCTGGCCGACTACGCTCTGGAGTCTGGAG GGGGCAGCATCCTGAGCACCCGCTGCTCAGAAACGTACGAGACGAAGGCCGCCTTGCTCAGCCTGTTTGGACTTCCTCTCTGGTATTTCTCTCAGTCGCCCCGAGTGGTCATCCAG cctgacGTCCACCCAGGAAACTGCTGGGCCTTCAGAGGCGCCACAGGTTTCCTGGTGATCCGGCTCTCGATGAGGATCCTGCCCAGCGCCTTCACCCTGGAGCACATCTCCAAAGCCCTGGCACCGAGCGGGACGCTCCGCAGCGCCCCCCGGGACTTCAGCGTCTAC gGTCTGAAGGATGAGAACCAGGATAAAGGGAAACTTCTCGGCACTTACACCTACGATGAGGATGGAGATGCTCTGCAGACGTACGCCGTCACT GAGCAGAACGATGAGTCCTTCCAGATCATTGAGGTCCAGGTTCTGTCTAACTGGGGTCACCAGGAATACACCTGCATCTACCGCTTCAGAGTCCACGGGACGCCGAGTCCTGACTGA
- the LOC125022383 gene encoding SUN domain-containing protein 2-like isoform X2, with amino-acid sequence MSDDDVYLQSWGWTHLSSCSSTPWDSEKEHPSSSSSSSSSIQTMSRRSLRLDDGLLDRSLPTTSASFSVGGGSWRTSRSLMSRRSQHHSVSCSESLLQTPRKAAVQSGDDGSVHSDASLISSLLDQSSIQETTLVDTLWGLDQDLDPKESTVIEEQSRTLVGPEIHCNKHSVRPRRVYCKDCELHTDQKEPITSSSSKYASSSTSLSLSKDPETSIYSRDRSRKGRTDVLQRWLDSCARRLRRAAASSASALGHAWQVCQGSKVNVEADGRHGVRSGRCGVMSLKEAPTNGSLSQKTAETFMQLWRRWRHTTSDVHLHRFPLRLLLVLLPLLLLLFSLLWFGPAGLLSVLPGAGVTERRTSVSDVPGLSSVHSQSTKEETKEVQRHEESLHSRSPPETSTGDEVDEVDEVDEVNEVNEDSSERLLRLEQSLRTLWELVEDGGRRAELRHQEVMQLYTGLQQRRLSSGQRGDEDGDGWLNVLLDQQLSQLRGQLDEERRHRDQVRQEDLLQQQSQTSRLDQIELQLQKLSSKTQEMSSGSTSTLPAAVSAGVDRPSHDALLAEVARLEAALEDVREDVRGLSQCRDDCQQLARIQQMVSGEVSSRVREEVRSLVYGNQLAAGGGDGVPVPESVLQWLSERYVSEDGLKVALASLELRILQNISLQLEQRRNQETVGEDVLLPTEDTEDTEDTKHAVTREDVHVMVSNALRLFSEDRTGLADYALESGGGSILSTRCSETYETKAALLSLFGLPLWYFSQSPRVVIQPDVHPGNCWAFRGATGFLVIRLSMRILPSAFTLEHISKALAPSGTLRSAPRDFSVYGLKDENQDKGKLLGTYTYDEDGDALQTYAVTEQNDESFQIIEVQVLSNWGHQEYTCIYRFRVHGTPSPD; translated from the exons ATGAGTGACGACGACGTGTATCTGCAGAGCTGGGGCTGGACTCACCT ctccagctgctcctcaACTCCCTGGGACTCTGAGAAGGagcatccctcctcctcctcctcctcctcctcctccatccagaCGATGTCCAGACGCAGCCTCCGCCTGGACGATGGCCTCCTGGACCGGAGTCTGCCGACCACCAGCGCCTCCTTCAGCGTAGGAGGAGGCAGCTGGAGGACCAGCAG gtCCCTGATGTCTCGCCGGTCTCAGCATCACTCCGTCTCCTGCTCAGAGTCTCTCCTCCAGACGCCTCGTAAAGCAGCCGTCCAGTCCGGTGACGACGGCAGCGTCCACAGCGACGCCTccctcatctcctccctcctggACCAGTCCTCCATCCAGGAGACAACGCTGGTGGACACCTTGTGGG gtTTGGACCAAGACCTCGACCCCAAAG AAAGCACCGTCATCGAGGAGCAGAGTCGGACTCTGGTCGGTCCAGAAATCCACTGCAACAAACACTCGGTCCGTCCACGCAGAGTTTACTGCAAAGACTGTGAACTGCACACGGACCAGAAGGAgcccatcacctcctcctcctccaaatacgcctcctcctccacctccttgtCTCTGTCCAAGGACCCAGAGACGTCCATTTACTCCAGAGACCGGAGCCGCAAAGGTCGGACAG ATGTTCTGCAGCGGTGGCTGGACTCCTGCGCTCGGAGGCTGAGGAGAGCTGCAGCCTCCTCGGCCTCCGCTCTGGGTCACGCCTGGCAGGTGTgtcaggggtcaaaggtcaacgtGGAGGCCGACGGGCGCCACGGAG TTCGGTCCGGTCGCTGTGGAGTCATGAGTCTGAAGGAGGCGCCGACCAACGGATCCCTGT ctcAGAAAACAGCTGAGACCTTCATGCAGCTCTGGAGACGATGGCGTCACACAACCAGCGACGTCCACCTGCATCG gtttcCTCTCAGACTCCTCCTGgttctcctccctctgctgctcctcctcttca gcCTCCTCTGGTTCGGTCCAGCTGGTTTATTATCCGTCCTTCCAGGTGCCGGCGTCACCGAGCGGAGGACGAGCGTCTCCGACGTCCCGGGTCTGTCCTCCGTCCACAGCCAGTCAACCaaggaggagacaaaggaggTGCAGCGGCACGAGGAGTCGCTCCACAGTCGATCTCCTCCTGAAACCAGCACAGGAGACGAGGTCGACGAGGTTGACGAGGTTGACGAGGTCAACGAGGTTAACGAG gacagCTCTGAGCGTCTCCTTCGTCTGGAGCAGAGTCTGAGGACGTTGTGGGAGCTCGTTGAGGACGGAGGACGCCGGGCGGAGCTGAGACACCAGGAGGTGATGCAGCTCTACACCGGCCTCCAGCAGCGTCGGTTGTCCTCCGGTCAGAGAGGGGACGAGGACGGGGACGGCTGGCTGAACGTCCTCCTGGACCAGCAGCTGTCCCAGCTTAGAGGACAACTGGACGAGGAGAGACGGCACAGGGACCAA GTCCGACAGGAGGACttgttgcagcagcagagtcaAACGTCTCGTCTGGACCAGAtcgagctgcagctgcagaagctcTCGTCTAAAACTCAG GAGATGAGCTCCGGTTCCACTTCAACACTTCCAGCTGCCGTCAG CGCTGGCGTGGACAGGCCGTCCCATGATGCTTTGCTGGCGGAGGTGGCTCGGTTGGAGGCGGCTCTGGAGGACGTCAGGGAGGACGTCCGGGGTTTGTCTCAGTGTCGGGACGACTGTCAACAACTCGCCAGGATCCAGCAGATG GTTTCAGGAGAAGTTTCCTCTCGGGTCCGGGAGGAGGTTCGGTCTCTGGTCTACGGGAACCAGCTTGCGGCGGGCGGAGGAGACGGCGTCCCCGTCCCGGAGTCTGTCCTTCAGTGGCTGTCCGAGCGCTACGTCAGCGAGGACGGCCTGAAGGTGGCGCTGGCCTCTCTGGAGCTCCGCATCCTGCAGAACATCAGCCTGCAGCTGGAGCAGAGACGCAACCAGGAGACGGTCGGCGAGGACGTCCTGCTCCCCACCGAGGACACGGAGGACACGGAGGACACCAAGCACGCTGTGACCCGGGAG GACGTCCATGTGATGGTGTCCAACGCTCTGCGGCTGTTCTCTGAGGACCGGACCGGCCTGGCCGACTACGCTCTGGAGTCTGGAG GGGGCAGCATCCTGAGCACCCGCTGCTCAGAAACGTACGAGACGAAGGCCGCCTTGCTCAGCCTGTTTGGACTTCCTCTCTGGTATTTCTCTCAGTCGCCCCGAGTGGTCATCCAG cctgacGTCCACCCAGGAAACTGCTGGGCCTTCAGAGGCGCCACAGGTTTCCTGGTGATCCGGCTCTCGATGAGGATCCTGCCCAGCGCCTTCACCCTGGAGCACATCTCCAAAGCCCTGGCACCGAGCGGGACGCTCCGCAGCGCCCCCCGGGACTTCAGCGTCTAC gGTCTGAAGGATGAGAACCAGGATAAAGGGAAACTTCTCGGCACTTACACCTACGATGAGGATGGAGATGCTCTGCAGACGTACGCCGTCACT GAGCAGAACGATGAGTCCTTCCAGATCATTGAGGTCCAGGTTCTGTCTAACTGGGGTCACCAGGAATACACCTGCATCTACCGCTTCAGAGTCCACGGGACGCCGAGTCCTGACTGA
- the LOC125022383 gene encoding SUN domain-containing protein 2-like isoform X3 → MSDDDVYLQSWGWTHLSSCSSTPWDSEKEHPSSSSSSSSSIQTMSRRSLRLDDGLLDRSLPTTSASFSVGGGSWRTSRSLMSRRSQHHSVSCSESLLQTPRKAAVQSGDDGSVHSDASLISSLLDQSSIQETTLVDTLWGLDQDLDPKESTVIEEQSRTLVGPEIHCNKHSVRPRRVYCKDCELHTDQKEPITSSSSKYASSSTSLSLSKDPETSIYSRDRSRKGRTDVLQRWLDSCARRLRRAAASSASALGHAWQVCQGSKVNVEADGRHGVRSGRCGVMSLKEAPTNGSLSQKTAETFMQLWRRWRHTTSDVHLHRFPLRLLLVLLPLLLLLFSLLWFGPAGLLSVLPGAGVTERRTSVSDVPGLSSVHSQSTKEETKEVQRHEESLHSRSPPETSTGDEVNEVDEVNEDSSERLLRLEQSLRTLWELVEDGGRRAELRHQEVMQLYTGLQQRRLSSGQRGDEDGDGWLNVLLDQQLSQLRGQLDEERRHRDQVRQEDLLQQQSQTSRLDQIELQLQKLSSKTQEMSSGSTSTLPAAVSAGVDRPSHDALLAEVARLEAALEDVREDVRGLSQCRDDCQQLARIQQMVSGEVSSRVREEVRSLVYGNQLAAGGGDGVPVPESVLQWLSERYVSEDGLKVALASLELRILQNISLQLEQRRNQETVGEDVLLPTEDTEDTEDTKHAVTREDVHVMVSNALRLFSEDRTGLADYALESGGGSILSTRCSETYETKAALLSLFGLPLWYFSQSPRVVIQPDVHPGNCWAFRGATGFLVIRLSMRILPSAFTLEHISKALAPSGTLRSAPRDFSVYGLKDENQDKGKLLGTYTYDEDGDALQTYAVTEQNDESFQIIEVQVLSNWGHQEYTCIYRFRVHGTPSPD, encoded by the exons ATGAGTGACGACGACGTGTATCTGCAGAGCTGGGGCTGGACTCACCT ctccagctgctcctcaACTCCCTGGGACTCTGAGAAGGagcatccctcctcctcctcctcctcctcctcctccatccagaCGATGTCCAGACGCAGCCTCCGCCTGGACGATGGCCTCCTGGACCGGAGTCTGCCGACCACCAGCGCCTCCTTCAGCGTAGGAGGAGGCAGCTGGAGGACCAGCAG gtCCCTGATGTCTCGCCGGTCTCAGCATCACTCCGTCTCCTGCTCAGAGTCTCTCCTCCAGACGCCTCGTAAAGCAGCCGTCCAGTCCGGTGACGACGGCAGCGTCCACAGCGACGCCTccctcatctcctccctcctggACCAGTCCTCCATCCAGGAGACAACGCTGGTGGACACCTTGTGGG gtTTGGACCAAGACCTCGACCCCAAAG AAAGCACCGTCATCGAGGAGCAGAGTCGGACTCTGGTCGGTCCAGAAATCCACTGCAACAAACACTCGGTCCGTCCACGCAGAGTTTACTGCAAAGACTGTGAACTGCACACGGACCAGAAGGAgcccatcacctcctcctcctccaaatacgcctcctcctccacctccttgtCTCTGTCCAAGGACCCAGAGACGTCCATTTACTCCAGAGACCGGAGCCGCAAAGGTCGGACAG ATGTTCTGCAGCGGTGGCTGGACTCCTGCGCTCGGAGGCTGAGGAGAGCTGCAGCCTCCTCGGCCTCCGCTCTGGGTCACGCCTGGCAGGTGTgtcaggggtcaaaggtcaacgtGGAGGCCGACGGGCGCCACGGAG TTCGGTCCGGTCGCTGTGGAGTCATGAGTCTGAAGGAGGCGCCGACCAACGGATCCCTGT ctcAGAAAACAGCTGAGACCTTCATGCAGCTCTGGAGACGATGGCGTCACACAACCAGCGACGTCCACCTGCATCG gtttcCTCTCAGACTCCTCCTGgttctcctccctctgctgctcctcctcttca gcCTCCTCTGGTTCGGTCCAGCTGGTTTATTATCCGTCCTTCCAGGTGCCGGCGTCACCGAGCGGAGGACGAGCGTCTCCGACGTCCCGGGTCTGTCCTCCGTCCACAGCCAGTCAACCaaggaggagacaaaggaggTGCAGCGGCACGAGGAGTCGCTCCACAGTCGATCTCCTCCTGAAACCAGCACAGGAGACGAG GTTAACGAGGTCGACGAGGTTAACGAG gacagCTCTGAGCGTCTCCTTCGTCTGGAGCAGAGTCTGAGGACGTTGTGGGAGCTCGTTGAGGACGGAGGACGCCGGGCGGAGCTGAGACACCAGGAGGTGATGCAGCTCTACACCGGCCTCCAGCAGCGTCGGTTGTCCTCCGGTCAGAGAGGGGACGAGGACGGGGACGGCTGGCTGAACGTCCTCCTGGACCAGCAGCTGTCCCAGCTTAGAGGACAACTGGACGAGGAGAGACGGCACAGGGACCAA GTCCGACAGGAGGACttgttgcagcagcagagtcaAACGTCTCGTCTGGACCAGAtcgagctgcagctgcagaagctcTCGTCTAAAACTCAG GAGATGAGCTCCGGTTCCACTTCAACACTTCCAGCTGCCGTCAG CGCTGGCGTGGACAGGCCGTCCCATGATGCTTTGCTGGCGGAGGTGGCTCGGTTGGAGGCGGCTCTGGAGGACGTCAGGGAGGACGTCCGGGGTTTGTCTCAGTGTCGGGACGACTGTCAACAACTCGCCAGGATCCAGCAGATG GTTTCAGGAGAAGTTTCCTCTCGGGTCCGGGAGGAGGTTCGGTCTCTGGTCTACGGGAACCAGCTTGCGGCGGGCGGAGGAGACGGCGTCCCCGTCCCGGAGTCTGTCCTTCAGTGGCTGTCCGAGCGCTACGTCAGCGAGGACGGCCTGAAGGTGGCGCTGGCCTCTCTGGAGCTCCGCATCCTGCAGAACATCAGCCTGCAGCTGGAGCAGAGACGCAACCAGGAGACGGTCGGCGAGGACGTCCTGCTCCCCACCGAGGACACGGAGGACACGGAGGACACCAAGCACGCTGTGACCCGGGAG GACGTCCATGTGATGGTGTCCAACGCTCTGCGGCTGTTCTCTGAGGACCGGACCGGCCTGGCCGACTACGCTCTGGAGTCTGGAG GGGGCAGCATCCTGAGCACCCGCTGCTCAGAAACGTACGAGACGAAGGCCGCCTTGCTCAGCCTGTTTGGACTTCCTCTCTGGTATTTCTCTCAGTCGCCCCGAGTGGTCATCCAG cctgacGTCCACCCAGGAAACTGCTGGGCCTTCAGAGGCGCCACAGGTTTCCTGGTGATCCGGCTCTCGATGAGGATCCTGCCCAGCGCCTTCACCCTGGAGCACATCTCCAAAGCCCTGGCACCGAGCGGGACGCTCCGCAGCGCCCCCCGGGACTTCAGCGTCTAC gGTCTGAAGGATGAGAACCAGGATAAAGGGAAACTTCTCGGCACTTACACCTACGATGAGGATGGAGATGCTCTGCAGACGTACGCCGTCACT GAGCAGAACGATGAGTCCTTCCAGATCATTGAGGTCCAGGTTCTGTCTAACTGGGGTCACCAGGAATACACCTGCATCTACCGCTTCAGAGTCCACGGGACGCCGAGTCCTGACTGA